From the genome of Corallococcus macrosporus DSM 14697:
GCGCTGACGCACCACACGCCGGTGCCGGAGCGCAAGGCGCTGCTGGCGGCCTTCGCGTCCGGGGAGCTGCCGGTGCTGCTGACCTCGCGCGTGCTGAACGAAGGCGTGGACGTGCCCGAGGCCCGCGTGGGCGTAGTGCTCAGCGGCAGCGCGAGCGTGCGCGAGCACGTGCAACGGTTGGGGCGAATCCTGCGCAAGCGGCCGGGGAAGCGCGCGCTGCTGTACGAGGTGTGCTCCGCGCAGACGGCGGAGAGCAGCATCAGCGAGCGGCGGCGCCAGCACGGCGCCTACCAGGAGGGCGGCTGAGGTGCGGACGCCCGGACCACCCGAGGGCCGCGGGCACCGGCCAGCGCCCCGCCCAGTCCCTGAGCGTCCACGCGGCGCGTCCACCGGAGGCCCCACGCGATGCTGACGCGCGAGCTGCTGAACTTCCGCGTCCGCCAGGGCGTGCTGCGCCCCGCCTTCGTGAAGCGGGACGAGGCGGAGCTGCTGACCTTCGCCCAGGAGCTGCTGGCGGAGGTCGACGCCTCGCGCGGCGGCCAGCGCGATGACCTCGAGGAGTCGCTGGGCCTGAAGGCCGGCGCCTTCACCAGGCCCAAGGTGGCGCGCGGCCTGGTGAAGCTGGTGCTGGACCGGCTCCTCTTCGACGAGCCCGCGCCCGGCGTGACGGAGGCCCGCTGGGAGCGCATCAAGGCCGCGGGGCAGGTGCTGCGCGCGCTGCCCCCCGACGCCACCGTGGAGGACTTCGAGGCCCGGCTGGCCCAGGCCCTGCCCGTCTCGCTGCCAGCGGCGCGCGAGGCCCTGTACGCGGACCTGCCCGGGCACCGGCGGCTGGTGGGCTGGGACGGCGACGCGCTGGACGCCCAGGGCCTGCTGGACCGCTACAACCTGGCGCTGGCGCAGGGGCCCCTGCTGTCCGCGCGGCGCCTGCGGCTGCGCGCCCAGGCGCCTGACCTGCTGCGCGTGCGCAAGGTGCTCCGGTGGCTCAAGTTCTGCCGCCTGGTGGCCGAGGTCTACCGCGACGACGACAACTGGGCGCTGGACGTGGAGGGCCCCGGGGCCATGCTGGCGCTCCAGAAGAAGTATGGCCTCCAATTGGCGACCTTCCTGTCCGTGGTGCCAGTGCTGGAGCGCTGGGAGCTGACCGCCACGGTGGAGCCCTCACGGCGGCAGGCCACGCTGATGCTCAGCCACAAGGACCCGCTGCGTTCGCCCCTGCCCGCCGCGCTGGGGCACATCCCCCCGGAGGTGACCTCGCTCGCGGAGCGCTTCGCGGATGACGCGTGGGAGCTGGACCTCACGCCCCTGCCCCGACATGTGGGCGCCTCCGGCCTGTGCGTGCCGGACCTCACCTTCCGCCACCGCGCCTCCAGGAGGGAGGTGGCGCTGGAGCTGTTCCACGCCTGGCACGCGGCCCCGCTGGCCCGGAGGCTGGCGGAGCTGCGCTCGCGCCCGGACGCGGACCTGCTGCTGGGCGTGGACCGGGCGCTGGCGAAGGCGTCCGCGGAGCGGGAGGCGCTGGAGGCCCACCCGCAGGTGGTGCTCTTCAACGGCTTCCCCTCCGCGCGCAAGCTGCGAGAGCGCCTCGCCAGGAAGGAGGCGGAGGCCGGGCGCTGAGAGCGGGCCTCAGCCGCGCGGCTTGAACTGCGCGGCGAGCACGCTGAGGATGCGGATGGACGTCCGGTCGAGCTGCTTCGCCCGGCGCATGAGCCGCCGCAGCTCGGCGGACTCGCCGTAGTCACTGGGCGGCTCCGCGGCCCACTTCACCTCCTGCACGGGTTTGAGGCCCAACGCCTCGTCCGCGGAGATGGAGAGCACCGTGCACAGCCGGCGGAACGTCTGGATGCTCGGCAGCATGTGGCCGCGCTCCAGCCGGCCGTAGACTTCGCTCGCGATACCGATGCGCTCCGCCACGTCTGCCTGGGTCAGGTTCAGGCGGGTCCTTGCAAGGCGGGCCGCTCCTCCAAGGCGGGATGCGAGAGTCTTTTCCATTGGTAGAGGGGTGGCGCGGTACCGTCAGCGGCCCGTTTCCACCCTCCTCCTTTCAAACCGTACGTGCGGTTTTCCCGCATACGGCTTAACGAGAGTGTTGTCGTGCAGCATGCACGGTTTCGGGTAGCGAATCGTCCCATGCAACCGGTGCAGGCCTCTTTCCCAGAACCACGCTCGATTCCATGCGTCCGCCTGGCCGGCCCGCAGCTTCCTGCCTCTGCGTTTCACCATGAACTGGTGCAGCCGCCGGAAGACGTAGGAGTCGAGTTGATTGAACTTTCGGGCCGCGTTCCCGGTGCGGAAGTAGTTGCCCCATCCTCGCAACACCGGGTTCAGGCCGCCGATGATTTCTCGGACATCCTTCACCCCGTGCCGCTGTCGGCTCGTCAGCTCCTTCACCCGAGCCCTCACCCGCTTCATGCTCCGCGCTGACGGCCACCGCTGGAGGTAGTAGCGGCGCACTCCCCGCTGCTGCCACAGCTTGCCCGACATGCGCTTGTGCAGGTGACAGCCCAGAAAGTCGAAGCCTTCCTTGCCCTCGGTGAGTTCCACTCGCCGCGTCTTCTCCGGGTGCAGTTGCAGCTTCAGCCTCCCGAAGATGATGCGCACCCTTCGTTCGGCCTCCTCGGCAGCTTCGCGGCCTTTGCACAGCACCACGAAGTCATCCGCGTAGCGCACCAGCTCGCCCACCTGCGCGCACTGCCGCTGCCACACGCTGTCGAAGAAGTGCAGGTAGATGTTGGAGAGCAGCGGGGAAATCACTCCCCCCTGCGGTGTCCCCGAGACCGTCTCGGAGTACCGGCCCTCCTCCACCACTCCCGCACTCAGCCACTGCCTCAGCAGCTTGAGCACCCTCCGGTCCGACACCCGCCGCTCCACCCGCTCCATCAGCAGCTCATGGTCGATGCTGCCGAAGTAGTCGCGGATGTCCGCGTCGAGCACGTGGTGACACCCGGCATTGACTGCCTCCCGGATGCGCTCCAGGGCCTGCACCGCGCTTCGACGTGGCCGGAAGCCATACGACGACGGAAGAAAATCCGCCTCGAAGACAGGCTCCAGCACCAGCTTCACCGCCATCTGCACGATACGGTCCTGCACCGTCGGAATGCCCAGCGGCCTGAGTTTCCCGTCCGCCTTGGGAATGAACCGCCTGAGCACCGCGGGCGGTTTGTAGGTTCCTGCTCGCAGTACCTCGCCCAGCTCCTGCACCAGCCGCTGTGCGCCGTACTGCTCCACCGCCGCCAGCGTGACTGAATCCACGCCGGCAGCGCCCTTGTTGCGTCGGACCCGCTGCCATGCTTCCCACAGGACGTCACTCCGGTGGACTCGGTCATACAGCGCATGGAAACGGCGCTCCCGGCACCGCTTGGCTGCCACGAAGAGCTTGCGCTGGAGTTGTCGAACTTTGTCGGTGGACTCTGGCCCACCGGGGGGATTGGAGCCTTCTTGGCGGCTCATGCCCTCGCTCTTACCTCCCGCCCAAGCACCACCCAAGCAGGGGCCCTTCCCTCCGGGCGCGTTGTCTTGCACGCCCCTCGCCGGTACTACGGCCCCCTCGGACTCCCGCTGCGCTCCCCACGCTTTCACCTTCGGCTTATACGCGGGGCCCTGCCGCGACGACGGCCGCGCAGACGGGTCTCTCCTGTTCCCCACCAGACCTTGAGCACGTGCCACGCCCCATACCCCGGGGAGCCCCGCTGCTTCCCATCCGGACTCGTCCGCAGCGGACCTGGCCTTCGCCGCGACATGCTCGGCTCGGCGCTCCCATTGTGTATCTGTCGAGGCGGCAGGCTTCACTTGATGTTGCGGCCCGCGCTCTTGCTCCCTCCCGAATGGAGGCTTTTGACGCCCCGCTGTGGCCTGCCGCCTCTCGGCGGTCGGCTGGGGCCTGCTACCGGGCACTCCGGTGTCTACCCGGACGGGACTTTCACCCGCCGGTCTGGTGGAGCATGGACGTGCTCCTCTTGCTCGTCCTTCAGGACGCACCATGGGTCGTTAACCTACCGGGTCCGCACATGTCGATATGACTTGAGAGGTTGGCATCCAAGAACTTCCTGAGTAGTCTTGTAGGTAGGTAACCTCGTGCGTTTGGCCAACCACACAGGTCTCACCCTGCTGACGCGAAGAACATGCTGACCTTCTTGTTCGTGGACGAAGACCCGCGTTCGCTCGCGGCGCTGCGGCGCCTCGTGAGGGACCTGCCCGGCGGCAAGCGCTTCGCCCGCTGCGTGGAGGAGGCGCTCGCGCTCGTGAGGGAGGAAGCGCCGTGCGTGGTGGTGACGGGCGATCTGCTCCCGGACGGAGACGGGCTGGCGTTGCTGGAGCAGGTGCGCGCGCGCCATCCACGCACCGCCTGCGCGCTGCACGCGGTGAGGCCGCCCCTGGCGCGGGACATCACCTGGATGGACCGCGCCGCGCCTCCCTCGGAGGTGCACGCCCTGCTGCGGACGCTGGGCACGGGAAGCGCCACCCACCCGGCCTGAGGCAGCGGGCGGCAGGCGGAGGACCTCCCGGGTCGGACCCACTCGGGGCAGCATCCCCGGGAGGCCCGCGTTAAGGTGCCCCCTTCCGCGCCATGAAGCTCTACGCCATCAGCGACCTGCACCTGCGCCACAACGACAACCGCCTGGCGCTCCAGGCGCTCCAGGCCCATCCGGACGACTGGCTCATCGTCGCGGGGGACGTGGGCGAGACGCTGGCGGAGATGGAGCTCATGCTGAGCACCCTCACCCAGCGCTTCCGGCAGGTCATCTGGGTGCCCGGCAACCACGAGCTGTGGACCCTGCCCTCCGAGCAGCCCACGCTGAAGGGCGAGGCGCGCTACCAACGGCTGGTGAGCCTGTGCCGCAGCTACGGCGCCCTCACGCCAGAGGACCCCTACCCCCGCTGGCCCGGCCCTGGCCCCGAGCGCGTCATCGTCCCCATGTTCCTGGGCTACGACTACACGTTCCGCCCGGACCACGTGCCCGCGGACAAGGCGCTGGAGTGGGCGTGGGAGGACGACCTCATGTGCACCGACGAGGCGCTCCTCCACCCCGAGCCCCACGCCAGCCGCGCCGCCTGGTGCGCCGCGCGCGTCGAGTCCACGCGGGCCCGGCTGGACGCGCTGCCCCCGGGCTGCGCCACCATCCTCGTCAACCACTACCCGCTGCGCTACGAGCACGTGCGGCTGCCGCGCATCCCCCGCTTCTCCATCTGGTGCGGGACGAAGCGGACCGAGGACTGGCACACCCGCTACCGCGCCGAGGTCGTCGTCAGCGGCCACCTCCACATGCCCGCCACGCTGTGGCGCGACAACGTGCGCTTCGAGGAGGTGTCGCTGGGCTACCCCGTGCAGTGGAAGTACCGGGGCGTGAGCGACTGGGAGCGCTGCCTGCGCGTCATCCTGCCCGGCCCCACGCCGTAGAAAGCACGAAGCCCCGGGCGCCGCGTGGAGCGGAGCACCCGGGGCCTCACCGGCGCGGACCTGGCGGGTCCGCGCCGTCACTTCAGACTAGCGAGGCAGCGGCTCGAGGAAGGAGCCGATGAGGACGATGCCCTCGTAGCCACCCTTCGCGCCGTAGACCTCGATGTAGTAGCGGCCGGCCGGCGCGTTGATGAGGTTGCACTTCTCCGACTGGTGGTCCTTCACGCTGCGGCAGTCGTAGTCGGCGTGCGACGGGGCCCCGCCGCGCTTGACGTAGAGGTCGGGGTTGCCCTTGCCCTCGCCCGTCTGGATGTAGATGTTGTTCTTCCCCTGGCCCGGGCGGCGCTCCGGCACGTCCAGGATGAACACCTGCGAGGAGCCCGCCGCGCCCGTGAGGTTCTCCACGGCGATGCCGCTCTCGATGGGGACGAAGCCACCCTCCCACGTCACCGTCAGCGAGACGCCGGAGTACGCGCGGTAGCCGTTCAGCATCACGTACCACTTGCCGTGCTGCGGAGCGGCGAAGGTGCAGACCTCGTTGTTGCCGCTGGTGTAGGGGCGGCAGTCGTACAGCGCGCTCGTGGGCGCGCTGTTGTAGCGGACGTACATGTCCGCGTCACCCGTGCCACCGGACATGGTGAAGCGCAGGTTGTACGCGCCCTCGGGGACCGTGATTTCGAAGTACTTCTTCTCGTTCTGGCCACCCTCCACGACGACGGGCGTGTCCTTCACGATGGGGTCGGTCGGCGGCGGCGGAACCGGGACGCTGACGCCCACGGCCTTCCACGCGTTCGACACCGACTCGATGGTGGCGGCGTCGTAGCCGAGGTCGGCCGCGGCCTGCTCGGAGACCGCCTTGGCGGCCTCGAAGTTGGACGTCGGCACGAGCATCGTGTTCGTCTTGTAGAAGATCTGCGCGGCCTTCTCGATGCCGATGCCCTGGACCACGATGGTGCTCTTGCCGCGCGGGTGCGTGCCACCCTGCGACAGGAGGTAGAAGGCCAGGTTGGAGATGCCGGAGCTGTAGTGGACGCCCGTGCCCGGCACGTAGTTGTGGTAGTGGTCCAGCGAGTCGCCGTCCGTCGCCGGGTCGTTCATGTAGCGCAGGGCGTCGTTCGGGATGGACGGGGTCCACACGTCGTCGCCAATCAGCCAGTGACGCGGGGAGACCTCGTCCGCGCCGTCGCCGTACCACTCGCACACCGCGCCGAACACGTCGGACATGGACTCGTTCAGGCCGCCGGACTCACCCGAGTAGATGAGGTCCGACTCGTTGTCCGTCACGGCGTGGGTCAGCTCGTGCGCCGTCACGTCCAGCGAGTTGGCCAGGTTGCTGGCCGTCACGCCGTCGCCATCGCCGTACACCATCTGGGTGCCGTCCCAGAAGGCGTTCACGTAGTTGACGCGGTGGTGCACCGTGCTGATGAGCGTGCCGCCATTGTTGTCAATGGAGTCACGGCCGAACAGCTCGTTGTAGCAGTTGTAGACGGTCTCCAGGTGGTCGTAGTTCGT
Proteins encoded in this window:
- a CDS encoding DUF790 family protein, which codes for MLTRELLNFRVRQGVLRPAFVKRDEAELLTFAQELLAEVDASRGGQRDDLEESLGLKAGAFTRPKVARGLVKLVLDRLLFDEPAPGVTEARWERIKAAGQVLRALPPDATVEDFEARLAQALPVSLPAAREALYADLPGHRRLVGWDGDALDAQGLLDRYNLALAQGPLLSARRLRLRAQAPDLLRVRKVLRWLKFCRLVAEVYRDDDNWALDVEGPGAMLALQKKYGLQLATFLSVVPVLERWELTATVEPSRRQATLMLSHKDPLRSPLPAALGHIPPEVTSLAERFADDAWELDLTPLPRHVGASGLCVPDLTFRHRASRREVALELFHAWHAAPLARRLAELRSRPDADLLLGVDRALAKASAEREALEAHPQVVLFNGFPSARKLRERLARKEAEAGR
- a CDS encoding response regulator codes for the protein MLTFLFVDEDPRSLAALRRLVRDLPGGKRFARCVEEALALVREEAPCVVVTGDLLPDGDGLALLEQVRARHPRTACALHAVRPPLARDITWMDRAAPPSEVHALLRTLGTGSATHPA
- the ltrA gene encoding group II intron reverse transcriptase/maturase, with the protein product MSRQEGSNPPGGPESTDKVRQLQRKLFVAAKRCRERRFHALYDRVHRSDVLWEAWQRVRRNKGAAGVDSVTLAAVEQYGAQRLVQELGEVLRAGTYKPPAVLRRFIPKADGKLRPLGIPTVQDRIVQMAVKLVLEPVFEADFLPSSYGFRPRRSAVQALERIREAVNAGCHHVLDADIRDYFGSIDHELLMERVERRVSDRRVLKLLRQWLSAGVVEEGRYSETVSGTPQGGVISPLLSNIYLHFFDSVWQRQCAQVGELVRYADDFVVLCKGREAAEEAERRVRIIFGRLKLQLHPEKTRRVELTEGKEGFDFLGCHLHKRMSGKLWQQRGVRRYYLQRWPSARSMKRVRARVKELTSRQRHGVKDVREIIGGLNPVLRGWGNYFRTGNAARKFNQLDSYVFRRLHQFMVKRRGRKLRAGQADAWNRAWFWERGLHRLHGTIRYPKPCMLHDNTLVKPYAGKPHVRFERRRVETGR
- a CDS encoding M4 family metallopeptidase, translating into MVQKRVRGALGIAALSVVVGCNESTPAPEAEKPTDAAKAATLENGARVILTDGQKVAQFVTGLSIDLPAIPAAGPKALNEAALAPVVSSLAPMFRLEPANLVFKKAHTDRQGDSHYRYAVKHNNLQVLGGELIVHARNGKVFAANTNVRSDLRAELKATIAGDIARSSVDSDRETLEGWLTDKNPELVYWRVDDELRLVYKVVQHGNKADGTPVRDWVLVDARNGDVMLRIPQIKEGLVRSLHDGNNTTTLPGALVRAEGAPAVADPVVNTNYDHLETVYNCYNELFGRDSIDNNGGTLISTVHHRVNYVNAFWDGTQMVYGDGDGVTASNLANSLDVTAHELTHAVTDNESDLIYSGESGGLNESMSDVFGAVCEWYGDGADEVSPRHWLIGDDVWTPSIPNDALRYMNDPATDGDSLDHYHNYVPGTGVHYSSGISNLAFYLLSQGGTHPRGKSTIVVQGIGIEKAAQIFYKTNTMLVPTSNFEAAKAVSEQAAADLGYDAATIESVSNAWKAVGVSVPVPPPPTDPIVKDTPVVVEGGQNEKKYFEITVPEGAYNLRFTMSGGTGDADMYVRYNSAPTSALYDCRPYTSGNNEVCTFAAPQHGKWYVMLNGYRAYSGVSLTVTWEGGFVPIESGIAVENLTGAAGSSQVFILDVPERRPGQGKNNIYIQTGEGKGNPDLYVKRGGAPSHADYDCRSVKDHQSEKCNLINAPAGRYYIEVYGAKGGYEGIVLIGSFLEPLPR
- a CDS encoding metallophosphoesterase family protein; translation: MKLYAISDLHLRHNDNRLALQALQAHPDDWLIVAGDVGETLAEMELMLSTLTQRFRQVIWVPGNHELWTLPSEQPTLKGEARYQRLVSLCRSYGALTPEDPYPRWPGPGPERVIVPMFLGYDYTFRPDHVPADKALEWAWEDDLMCTDEALLHPEPHASRAAWCAARVESTRARLDALPPGCATILVNHYPLRYEHVRLPRIPRFSIWCGTKRTEDWHTRYRAEVVVSGHLHMPATLWRDNVRFEEVSLGYPVQWKYRGVSDWERCLRVILPGPTP
- a CDS encoding helix-turn-helix transcriptional regulator; the encoded protein is MEKTLASRLGGAARLARTRLNLTQADVAERIGIASEVYGRLERGHMLPSIQTFRRLCTVLSISADEALGLKPVQEVKWAAEPPSDYGESAELRRLMRRAKQLDRTSIRILSVLAAQFKPRG